In Nocardioides cavernae, a single genomic region encodes these proteins:
- a CDS encoding DUF1501 domain-containing protein — protein sequence MTAPHPTPASPAAPGARPCGCPDYDEARLALSRRALLGTALAGGAVALGPSLTGTGPPAYAVTGRSAARLAAPGGSVLVILSLRGAADGLSLVVPHADPVYYAARPRLAIPHTALLAPDAMFGLHPALAPLLPMWDAGTLAAVHATGMAAPNRSHFAAMEAIEDAAPGSSERTGWLNRLLGELPGTSPLQGTAMGNQAPTSLFGAQPAFVVGRVDQAKVAGADEEGRRLASLTHAWRGSSRMSRAVRDAISGAQTFGAARDTPAGAPATAYPASGLGQALSDVSRIVRSGVGTEVITVDQGDWDMHTDAGTLEWGDMKRNAGDLASSIAAFFADLGPAAERVTLVTLSEFGRRVRENDDYGTDHGFGNVMFVAGAGVRGGRYYGSWPGLSDTPDADLLVTTDYRSVLAEVVTRRFGVSVAQVFPGFAPQAVGVMA from the coding sequence ATGACTGCTCCCCACCCGACCCCTGCCTCCCCTGCTGCTCCGGGGGCCCGACCCTGCGGCTGCCCCGACTACGACGAGGCACGACTGGCCCTGAGCCGCCGTGCGCTGCTCGGCACCGCCCTCGCCGGAGGTGCCGTCGCGCTCGGCCCGTCGCTCACGGGCACCGGCCCGCCTGCGTACGCCGTCACCGGCCGCAGCGCCGCCCGACTGGCCGCGCCCGGCGGCTCCGTGCTGGTGATCCTCTCGCTGCGTGGCGCGGCCGACGGCCTCTCGCTCGTCGTCCCGCACGCCGACCCCGTCTACTACGCCGCGCGCCCGCGGCTCGCGATCCCCCACACCGCGCTGCTGGCACCGGACGCGATGTTCGGGTTGCACCCCGCCCTCGCGCCGCTGCTGCCGATGTGGGACGCGGGCACGCTGGCCGCCGTGCACGCCACCGGCATGGCCGCGCCCAACCGCTCGCACTTCGCGGCCATGGAGGCCATCGAGGACGCCGCTCCCGGCTCGTCCGAGCGCACCGGCTGGCTCAACCGCCTGCTGGGCGAGCTGCCCGGCACCTCGCCGCTGCAGGGCACGGCGATGGGCAACCAGGCGCCCACCTCGCTCTTCGGCGCCCAGCCGGCCTTCGTCGTCGGCCGGGTCGACCAGGCCAAGGTCGCCGGCGCCGACGAGGAGGGACGCCGGCTGGCGTCCCTGACGCACGCGTGGCGCGGAAGCAGCCGGATGAGCCGCGCAGTGCGCGACGCGATCTCGGGGGCGCAGACCTTCGGCGCCGCCCGGGACACCCCGGCCGGCGCGCCCGCCACCGCCTACCCCGCCAGCGGGCTGGGCCAGGCACTCTCGGACGTCTCCCGGATCGTGCGCTCGGGCGTCGGCACCGAGGTGATCACCGTCGACCAGGGCGACTGGGACATGCACACCGACGCGGGCACGCTGGAGTGGGGCGACATGAAGCGCAACGCCGGCGACCTGGCGAGCTCGATCGCGGCGTTCTTCGCCGACCTCGGCCCGGCCGCCGAGCGGGTCACCCTCGTGACGCTGAGCGAGTTCGGCCGCAGGGTGCGGGAGAACGACGACTACGGCACCGACCACGGCTTCGGCAACGTCATGTTCGTCGCCGGCGCCGGGGTGCGGGGCGGCCGCTACTACGGCTCGTGGCCCGGCCTGTCCGACACACCGGACGCCGACCTCCTGGTCACCACCGACTACCGCAGCGTGCTCGCGGAGGTCGTCACCCGACGGTTCGGTGTCTCGGTCGCGCAGGTCTTCCCGGGCTTCGCCCCGCAGGCCGTCGGCGTGATGGCCTGA
- a CDS encoding sulfite oxidase, producing MTSYAPTRRGFLTAAAALVGAAAVPTSVWRAAPASAASPFILKPTPPAYFTDFGTNAEMRWASVDPQRYLTPQSRLFVRNHTRTPQVDRSTYALRVYGDGLATPRGDGEALSLSFADLQRLPHHEITAVVECTGNGRSYFRTQQGQTVSGTAWTLGAVGTVRWSGVRLRDVLASVGLSPDAVSIQATGLDDPFVSGGTDYGRVRRPFPVEKALDDALLAWGMNGEDLLPDHGYPLRLVLPGWVGIASIKWLGSLEVSTTQLTSPWNTTFYRMVGPDWPADSPPLTVNPVRSAWELAPDQVLPSRPVTLSGRSWSGAGRISRVSVSLDGGSSWRPAVLDRRSREDEGWTQWSVRWGNPRPGRHELLARATDEQGRTQPFVAAFNTQGYFFDAVVRHPVQVV from the coding sequence ATGACCTCGTACGCGCCCACCCGCCGTGGATTCCTCACCGCCGCTGCCGCTCTCGTCGGCGCCGCGGCCGTTCCCACCTCCGTGTGGCGCGCAGCCCCTGCGTCCGCTGCGTCCCCGTTCATCCTCAAGCCCACCCCGCCGGCCTACTTCACGGACTTCGGGACCAACGCCGAGATGCGCTGGGCCTCGGTCGACCCCCAGCGCTACCTCACGCCCCAGTCGCGCCTGTTCGTGCGCAACCACACCCGCACCCCGCAGGTCGACCGGTCGACCTACGCGCTGCGCGTGTACGGCGACGGGCTGGCGACGCCGAGGGGAGACGGGGAGGCGCTCAGCTTGTCGTTCGCCGACCTCCAGCGGCTGCCCCACCACGAGATCACCGCCGTGGTGGAGTGCACCGGCAACGGTCGGAGCTACTTCCGGACCCAGCAGGGACAGACCGTCTCCGGCACCGCCTGGACGCTCGGCGCCGTCGGCACCGTGCGCTGGAGCGGCGTCCGCCTGCGCGACGTCCTCGCCTCCGTCGGGCTGTCGCCGGACGCGGTGTCCATCCAGGCCACCGGGCTCGACGACCCTTTCGTCTCGGGTGGCACGGACTACGGCCGGGTGCGTCGTCCGTTCCCGGTGGAGAAGGCGCTCGACGACGCGCTGCTCGCGTGGGGGATGAACGGTGAGGACCTGCTGCCCGACCACGGCTACCCGCTCCGCCTGGTGCTGCCCGGCTGGGTCGGCATCGCGAGCATCAAGTGGCTCGGGTCGCTGGAGGTGTCGACGACGCAGCTGACGTCGCCGTGGAACACCACCTTCTACCGGATGGTCGGCCCCGACTGGCCGGCCGACTCCCCGCCGCTGACGGTCAACCCGGTGCGCTCGGCGTGGGAGCTGGCCCCGGACCAGGTGCTGCCGTCGCGGCCCGTCACCCTCAGCGGGCGGTCGTGGAGCGGCGCGGGCCGGATCAGTCGCGTCTCGGTGAGCCTCGACGGCGGGTCCAGCTGGCGCCCGGCCGTCCTGGACCGCCGGTCCCGCGAGGACGAGGGTTGGACGCAGTGGTCGGTGCGCTGGGGCAACCCGCGCCCCGGACGCCACGAGCTGCTCGCCAGGGCGACCGACGAGCAGGGCCGCACCCAGCCGTTCGTGGCCGCCTTCAACACGCAGGGCTACTTCTTCGACGCCGTCGTGCGCCATCCCGTGCAGGTCGTCTGA